One genomic region from Terriglobus aquaticus encodes:
- a CDS encoding lysophospholipid acyltransferase family protein — MALLLWAGVEAPRIARSDDAIKARWRKHWAQRLLRVMHVTVEQHGAVPQGGLLVSNHLGYLDVVVYGSVIDGTFLSKAEVAQWPLLGPLTRAANTVFVERDSARSTAAANRQIATLLEQGQEVLIFPEGTSSGGEDVLPFQSPFFDAPQRTGAPVWAAAVAYRAALEHGTVAERVCYWGDMVIGPHLFGLLCVRSIAATVWFAEAPLAIKDRRAGAVEAHGVVAGLHAQALRG, encoded by the coding sequence GTGGCGCTGCTGCTGTGGGCAGGCGTGGAGGCTCCGCGCATCGCTCGATCAGACGACGCAATCAAGGCACGCTGGCGGAAGCATTGGGCGCAGCGGCTGCTTCGCGTGATGCACGTGACGGTGGAGCAGCATGGCGCCGTGCCGCAGGGTGGTTTGCTGGTCAGCAATCACCTGGGCTACCTGGACGTGGTGGTGTACGGCTCCGTGATCGACGGGACGTTTCTGAGCAAGGCCGAGGTGGCGCAGTGGCCGCTGCTGGGACCGCTGACGCGCGCGGCCAACACGGTGTTTGTGGAGCGGGACAGCGCGCGGTCCACCGCTGCGGCGAACCGGCAGATTGCAACGCTGCTGGAGCAAGGGCAGGAGGTGCTCATCTTTCCGGAAGGCACGAGTTCGGGCGGAGAGGATGTATTGCCCTTTCAGTCGCCGTTCTTCGACGCACCGCAGCGGACCGGGGCGCCGGTGTGGGCAGCGGCGGTGGCGTACCGGGCAGCGCTCGAGCACGGCACGGTGGCGGAACGGGTGTGCTACTGGGGAGACATGGTGATCGGTCCGCACCTGTTCGGTCTGTTGTGCGTGCGATCGATTGCGGCGACTGTGTGGTTTGCGGAGGCTCCGCTGGCCATAAAGGATCGCCGGGCGGGTGCGGTGGAGGCACACGGGGTGGTGGCGGGCCTGCATGCACAGGCGCTTCGCGGATAG